The region TGGAAGAGTACGACAAAGCAGAAAAATATCTGGTCGAACTGCGCTATTCAGATCAGTATCAGAATGAAGCCTACTACTATCTGGCGATTAATGCCGAGCGTAAGCAGCATTATGAAACTGCCAAGGCCTATTACCGTCTGGTGGATGGCAGTCTGTATACCGTTTCCAGGCGTAACATGATCACGATCTTCAGCAAGCAGGAAAAACTGACGGATGCCTTGCGTTTCCTGACCCAGGAACGGGTCAATTATCCGCAACATGCCAGCTTCCTGTATCTGGCTCAGGCAGACATCTTAAAGAAGATGAACAACAAGAAAGCCGCCCTGCGCCTGCTTGAAGAAGCCAGCAACAACCTGCCAGATGATCCAGAACTGGTTTATGCCCAGGTGTTGCTGTTAGATCCGCATCAGGATCGCCTGCTGCTCGATCAGTTGCTGAAACGCCTATTAGATATTGAACCGAACAACCCCGCCTATTTGAATGCCTATGCCTATACACTGGCAATCCAGAACCGTCGTCTGGAAGAAGCTCGCCGTTATGTCGAGCAGGCACTGGAATATGCTCCGGAACAGGCTTCAATTTTAGATACCTTTGGTTTTATCTGTTATCAGCAAAATGACTTTGCTACCGCTGCTCTCGCTTGGGAAAAAGCTTATAACTTGAACCCGAGCGCAAAAATTGGCGTACGACTGGCTCGCTCACTGTACATGAACGGTGATATTGAACAATTCCAACAAGTCTTTAAACAATTACAACAAAATTATCCGAATGATCCTGAATTAAAGCAGCTTCATTCGTTATTGTTATCACCACCGATGAAAACGAGTTAATTCTATTATGCTTAAGTTTAGCCAGCTGGCCTGCTGCTTGATTGCATCAGGCACTTTGATTCTGACCGGTTGTCAGCAGATCGCTCAACCTAAACTACCTGCCACTGCATCAATCCCGACTGCTGAAAATGAATTCCAGCTCCAGGGTAAAATTGGTGTGCGCACGCCACAGCAAACTGGCAGTGCCTTCTTTACCTGGGCACAGCAGCAGGAACAGTTTGATATCGAACTGACAGGCATTCTTGGTGTAGGCAAAACCCAGATTTCTGGTCAGCCTGGCCAAGTCACCCTAAATAGCGCCAAAACAGGTCTGATTCAAGCTGCAACACCAGAAGAACTACTGCAACGTGCAACTGGCTGGCAAGCCCCAATTACCCATCTGATCGATTGGGTACAGGCCCGTCCTGCCACTACCAGCGCCAAACTGCAAAAAGACGACACTCAACGCATCAGCCAGATTATTGAAGATGGCTGGATCGTGGATCTCAGTTATGCAGAACAGGCACGACTGCCAAACCGTCTGATTTTAAAACAGACACTTGGGAATGGCGGTGAAAACCGTATTACAATGGTCATTCAAAATCGTTAATGTATTTGACTGAAGTTCATCCATGATTCGTGTTCCCTCGCCTTCCAAACTGAATTTGTTCCTCCACATCACTGGCCGTCGACCAAATGGTTATCATGAGCTGCAAAGTATTTTTCAGCTGATTGATTTGTGTGACTGGCTAGAGTTTGAGCAGACCACAGATCAGCAGATTCAGATTGAAGGACTGGCCTCTGTGGATCTGGAACAAAATCTGATCTATCGTGCGACCCAGGTGCTTAAACCTTATGCAAAAAGTTATTTCGGCCTAAAAATCCGTCTGGAAAAGAACATTCCGATGGGTGCTGGACTCGGTGGTGGTTCATCCAATGCTGCTACAACACTCATCGTAGTGAATCAATTATGGCAATGTGGTTTAACAATTGAGCAGTTAGCTGAACTGGGTGTGAAGCTTGGTGCCGATGTGCCGATTTTCGTACATGGCCGAAATGCATGGGCAGAAGGGATCGGTGAACACTTAACATTCATTAACTTAGATCAAAAACAATTCATTGTGCTCAAACCTGACTGTTTTATCAGCACTCAACTGCTTTTTTCACAAAAAACGTTGACAAGAGACACGAAGAGCTCTAAATTTTGCGCCTATCAGATAACGCCATCTGATTTCGGAAATAACTTTGAGCCACTGGCAAGAAGCTTATATCCTGAAGTCGATGAAGCAATGCAATATCTCGACCAGTTCGGAACTGCAAAGCTTACAGGTACAGGTGCCTGCGTGTTTATCGAAGTAACTGATAACTTGAATGTCAGCGAAATTCTGGAAAATGCACCATGTAAATCTTACCTGGTCAACAGTTTAAAAGAATCTCCACTGCTTCAGTTTAAAGTTTCATAGGGGTATCGCCAAGTGGTAAGGCACCGGGTTTTGATCTCGGCATCCGTTGGTTCGAATCCAGCTACCCCTGCCATTTTTCACCTGTAGATGTACTGTATTAGGGGTATCGCCAAGTGGTAAGGCACCGGGTTTTGATCTCGGCATCCGTTGGTTCGAATCCAGCTACCCCTGCCATCTTACAGTCATCGAATTAGGGGCGTCGCCAAGTGGTAAGGCACCGGGTTTTGATCTCGGCATCCGTTGGTTCGAATCCAGCCGCCCCTGCCATTTTCTCGAAAAAAGACAGAGCACTCATTTGCTGTAAGACTGTTAATTTACCTTGACACTTTACCGCAAAAATATTAAAGTTCTGCCGCATTAGGGGTATCGCCAAGTGGTAAGGCACCGGGTTTTGATCTCGGCATCCGTTGGTTCGAATCCAGCTACCCCTGCCATCTATTCCTATATTTCCTAACCGCCAAGGGTGCTTCATGCCCAATCTTGTCGTTTTTAGTGGAACCGCGCATCCACAATTCGCTCAAAAAGTCGTAAGCCACTTACACATTCCTCTAGGTGCTGCATCTGTTTCTACCTTTTCTGATGGTGAAATCGCTGTAGAAATTACTGAGAATGTACGTGGTAAAGACGTATTCATCGTGCAACCTACTTGTGCCCCAACTAACGATAACCTGATGGAAATCTTAGTGATGGCTGACGCATTACGTCGTGCAAGTGCTGGTCGTATTACTGCTGTGATTCCTTACTTTGGCTATGCTCGTCAAGATCGTCGTCCTCGTTCAGCTCGTGTTCCAATTACTGCAAAAGTTGTAGCAGATATGCTAACAACTGTAGGCGTTGACCGCGTTGTGATGATTGACCTTCACGCCGACCAGATCCAAGGTTTCTTCGATATCCCAGTAGATAACATCTACGGTACACCTGCTCTTCTTGCTGATCTTCGTCAACAGTCGCATCACAACCTGATGGTTGTTTCGCCTGACGTTGGTGGCGTAGTACGTGCACGTGCTGTTGCTAAGCAAATGGGCGATATCGACCTAGCGATCATTGATAAACGTCGTCAAAAAGCAAATGAATCACAAGTGATGCATTTGATTGGTGATGTTAAAGATCGTGACTGTGTCATCGTTGATGACATGGTAGATACTGCTGGTACACTTTGCAAAGCAGCGGATGCCTTGAAAACTTTCGGTGCTCGTAAGGTTGTTGCTTATGCAACTCACCCAGTATTGTCTGGCAAAGCGATTGAAAATCTCAAGAATTCTGTGATTGATGAATTGGTTGTTACTGACACCATTCCTCTTTCTGAAGAAGCTCTAGCTCTTGGTAAGATTCGCCAGGTTTCAGTAGCAAGTATGGTTGCTGAAACAATTCGTCGTATTAACAACGAAGAATCTATTAGCGCAATGTTCGATTCTTATCTATAATAGTGCGCTGAAATTCCAAAGCCCTGCCATTTGGCGGGGCTTTTACTCACTAGATTGGTCGCAGATCTAGTCAATTAAACTTAAATAGGATGTCTATCATGGCAAACTTCGTATTAAACGCAGCAGCACGTGAAGAAGCAGTACAAGGGAAAGGTGCGAGCCGCCGCCTTCGTCTTCAAAACAAAGTACCTGCAATCATCTACGGTGGCGAAGCTGCTCCTGTAGCTGTTACTCTTGAACTTCGTGAGCTTGTTAAAGCTTTAGAAAGCAACGCTTTCTTTGAAGAAGTTGTTGAAATCAACATCGACGGCAAAACTGAAAGCGTTAAAATCCAAGCGCTTCAACGTCACCCAGCTAAAAACACTCCAATGCACGCTGACTTCAAACGCGCATAAGTGTTAATGGTGTAAATTAGTGTCAAATATTTCACTGATTGTAGGTTTGGGCAACCCAGGTTCTGAGTATGCCCAAACCCGCCATAATGCAGGCTTCTGGTTCGTTGAACGCCTTGCAGATCAATATGGCATTTCCCTCAAAAAAGACCCAAAATTCAATGGATTTAGCGGTCGAGGCAATATCGAAGGTCAAGACGTCCGTCTACTTCTTCCTACAACATTCATGAACCTTTCTGGTAAAAGTGTTGTTCCCTTTGCCAAATTCTATAACATCGCCCCTGAGTCAATCCTGATCGCACATGATGAACTGGATATGAATCCAGGAATCATTCGCCTGAAAACTGGCGGTGGTCACGGTGGTCACAATGGTTTACGCGATATCGTGCCGCACATCGGTCCAAACTTCCATCGCTTACGTATCGGTATTGGTCACCCAGGTTCTAAAGAACGCGTGTCCGGTCATGTGCTTAGTAAAGCACCGAGCAGTGAGCAGACTTTAATGGATGATGCGATTGTACATGCCATGAATCGCATCAAGATGCTGGTCAATGGTGAAGTACAACAGGCGATGAACCAAATCAATGCCTATAAACCAAACTGATCATTCTATAAATTGTTGAACAATCCTTCTTGCCATCTTGCGTATTTCAGAGCAAAATGCGGTTGCTTGATTGTTCACAATATATCAAGTTAGATTGATTTAACCATAAGATTAAACTCTTAGGTCCACCAAGGAGACGCTACATGCTATCTCGTTTATTAAAAGCTAAAATCCACCGTTGTGTCGTAACACAAGCAGAATTACATTATGAAGGTTCTTGTGCTATTGACGGTATTCTTCTGGATTTGGCAGGCATCCGCGAATATGAAGAAATTCATATGTGGAACGTGACGAATGGTAAGCGTTTTACCACTTATGCAATCCGCGGTGAAGAAGGTTCAGGCATCATTTCTGTAAATGGTGGCGCTGCGTTGCAAGCAGATGTCGGTGATCTGATGATTATCGCGACTTTCGGTGATTTCACTGAAGCTGAAGCCAATGCCCACAAACCACGCCTTGTCTATGCAAATCCAGACAACACTGTGAACCACACAGCGAACTGTATTCCTGTGCAAGTGGCTTAAGCCCAAGATTCTAAAAAGCTCGCAATGATGCGGGCTTTTTTATTGAAAAATACTTCTAAAAATAGATCTTGATTAACTGCCCTGCACCCAGTCATTTTGGCTTTCACAATTTAAAGCTTGCAGATTTTGGTCAACCAGATCCGCCAATAGAACCTGTCCATTGTCTTTGACTTTAATCTCGGCATATTTTGCATTGCGATAACATGGCTCCAATCCTTCCGCAAACATAAAGCTGTTCGCTGCCGGATATAAATTGGCTAATCGATTGGAAGGATTTTTTAGCAGCAAACGCGCAGAAGTTTGCGGATGAGTTTTTAAAAGATTTTCATCCAGGCTGGTTTGAATCACACGACGCTGACGATCTAGCTGTACATAACTTAAAAGATGTGCCTGATCATGAATGCGCTTTTCTAAGGCTGCAATTTTCTTATCCGGTGAGCCATCCTCTTCTCCACGGTTGGCTTCAGCATCACCCTCGAAATGCAGCTCATAATTCAGTGCCATATAATCGCCTTGCAAGATTGAACGCGGATCAACCGGAGCAAGCTCGACAAAGATAGACTGGCTGTTCGCTAAATGATGTTCATGTTTCAAGATCAAACCCATAAAAATCAGCGTACTGAATCCAGCCAGAATCAGAGGAAAAAACTTTCTCATACTGTTTCCTCCTGACTAGGTCGAATGCTTACCTGCTTTAAGCCATAGACCATGAGCCAAACCATGAGACCGGAGATAAAAATCGTTAGGCTTTTTATAAGGAAACTCAGTCCCAGATTGTAATACAGCATCCATAACCACAAGATCAGCAATAAAATCGACAGGGCTTGAATCAGTCGTTGTTGATAGGCTACAGCCCACGCCATGAGCAGCATAATGATAAAAATTTCAAAATAGCCCAGCAGGATTAATAAAATCCCCAAGGCTGGAATCAGCCAGAGCCATTTTTCAGAAAATTGCTGCCAGTTTTGCCAAATCAAACTGAGCAACAATATGCTCGGAAGAATATAAAACAGCAGGATTTGGTCAAAGCTGATCTGTCCGATGCTCTGCCAGTGCTCTAATACAGTCACAGCCTGGATCACTGCTGAACCTGTCAGCATGGCGATGATCCAGAGAAAAATACTTTTTTGATAATTCGAAGATTGCCAATAACGAGCTGTCAGAAATAATCCGATAAAAATGACATAGTTCAGACTCAAAGTAAGCGTGATCACTATATCATCATGTTTAAAAGAATTCTCTAAGGCCAAAACTACAATTGCTAAGGCATGGGTAATTAGCAGCTGTAAGGTCAGAATAAACCAGTGCATCCGTGTAATCATAGTCAGAGCTAACATTATTAATTGCAACAGCCAGACTACCAATAGACTGTCGGTAAGCAGCTCCGTATGAATTAAAACCGCGACCTGACCACACACCCACAAACAATAGGCAAACTGACGCAGAAAAACTGAAGGCTGCTTACTGAGTAGCTTCCAGGCGATACCTATAAAGAGAATCCCCATTAAGATCGAAAATGCTTTCCAATAGGTTAGCAATAGAACTGCAAGAATAATTCCGGCAATCCAGGCACCGAGTGCCAAAGGAATCACAGAAAATCTGGTTTGTGGAAAAATTCTTTTTAAAGCAAAACTGATTGCAGCAAACCAGCCAAAAACTAGCACAGCCAGCACAAATAGTCCTGCAGCAGAATTGGCCAATTGCTCTTCAACCTGTTCAAACATCCATAAGCTCAAACTGGCAGCCAAACCTGCAATAAGAAGAATGGTTTCTAGCGCCTGATGTTTTTTATAAAAATAAAATGCGGCACCTGCCGGTAAAACAATGGAAGAAGCTAAATAGATCAGCTTAAAATGATGGGTAAACTGTATCATGCTGCTGATCGAAATCACGCTCATTAATGCGATAAACAAAAAACGTAGTAGCGGATAATAGCGCATGGCATAGGCAAAGCTAAATGCTGTCAGCACATTTAGACCGAGTAAATACAGCCCTTCTGCACTGCCCATCCAGAAGCTTTGTTTAAAATACAGATACAGCGTCAGCTGGCTCACGACGCAAAGCATAACAAAAATGCCAATATTGGAGCGATAAAGCCATGGTAAAAGCAATGCTGACCAGAGTAAGAATAATAGATAACTATCTGCACCAGTTTGATATGTCTGCCCAATTACCGCCAGACTTAAACCCAGCATGAGACCAGATACCGTATCCAGACTCTGTCTGACCCATTCCTGCTGGTTTAAGTAGACACTTGCTGCAGCACTACACAGTAAAATCAGCATCGGGATTACCAGCTGAACCGGATCCGGCAGCATCCACCAATTCGCTGCAATTAAATACAAAAGACTGACTGTGATGAGTGCTAACCCTAAGACTTTTAAATAACGTAGCACTTCTGCGTTGCAGAACAGTAACGGCGAAAATTGATTGTTTTGAATCAGCTTAGTTTTATGCATTGTTAGAATGATTGAAGGATTTCTAGTCTTCTTCACACCATAGCATGTTTCCAGTATTTTGCTAAAAACCTGGGCAAATCAGATTATCTGTTTTGCTTATCTAAAATTCTGCAAATTACTTTCCATTTCAACCATCCCATCTTTTTAAAATCAGGACTATAATGAACCCACATCGCTTCAGGGCGGGGTGTGATTCCCCACCGGTGGTAATTTCAGGCTTTTAGAATAAGGCTTGAATCAGCCCACGAGCGGTCAATTTCGATTGATCTGCAGATCTGGTGCAAATCCAGAGCCGACGGTATAGTCCGGATGAAAGAAGACGAAAGCAGCACCAAGGCTGTATGCTATGCATACACCTGTTTTGCCATAAGCCTATTTTCTACCATGTCCTGAAATGTTCAATCGTACTTTTACTTTAGGTGAGCATTTCAATGTCAAGTTTGATTCAACCCGAAATTTTCTTTTCTGCTTTAGCCCCTGCTGAACAACGTATCCTTCAGGCACTCGAAGATCTCCGCCAAGGCAAACCTGTTTTGGTCATGGATGATTTTGATCGTGAAAATGAGGCTGATCTGATTGTTGCCGCAGAGACCTTAACCATCGAAACCATGGCACGTATGATTCGTGATGGTTCCGGTATCGTTTGCCTATGCCTGACTGATGAGCTGGCAAATCATTTAGAGTTGCCACCAATGGTGCAAGATAACTCTAGCCAATTTAAAACTGCCTTTACTGTAAGCATTGAAGCAGCAGAAGGTGTGACCACCGGTGTTTCTGCCAAAGACCGCACGACTACGATTAAGGCTGCAATTAAAGACGGCGCAGTCGCCAGTGATCTGCATCGTCCTGGTCATGTATTCCCGCTACGTGCCCGCGAAGGTGGTGTATTGACCCGTCGTGGTCATACGGAAGGCACTATTGATCTTGCGCGTCTGGCTGGTTTAAAGCCTGCCGGGGTGCTATGTGAGCTGACCAATCCGGATGGCACCATGGCTTCTGGTATTCAGGTTCTTTCCTATGCGCAGACCCATCATCTGACCGTCATTACTATTGATGAACTGGTACAGTATCGCCAGCAGCACAATGTCTGAAGTTTAAAAATAAAAAATCCCGGCATTTAGTCCGGGATTTCTTTGTGCTTGATATGTTAGCTGATTTAAATGAAGACAGAGTAAATCCCATACAGTGCAACCGATAATAAGATCAAGCCACATAAGCCCAGTAAATGCGGATAAAACTGAGACCGGGATAATCGCTGAAAACCCAGATAGACCAATGATAGCGTTAGAAAATCCAGAACAATCCAGCTGATTGTAAGAATGATCAGGCTTAAATCCAGATTTGGTGTAATACCAATAAACTGCGGGAAAAATGCCGCAAAGAAAATAATATCCTTAGGATTAGAAATACCCACCAGAAAACCGGTACGAAAGCCACCCTGTACTGGCTGCAGGCATTGAGGTCCAGTTGAACCCCTCCCTTGCCAGACTTCCCTGCAAATCTGAATTCCCAGCCAGGCAATATACAGACAGCCAAGCAGCTTAATGCCATTCAGCCAGTTCTCGTTAACAACCAATAAGCCTTTTAAACTGAGAATGGATAAGCTAATCAGAACCAGTGAGGCAAAGTTAGTCCCGAAAATAGTCTGCAAGGCATGCTTGTAGCCACCTTTGAGTCCAGCACTGGCAACCAGCAACACCACTGGTCCTGGCGTCGCGATCATGATCACCACCGCCAGACAGTACAGCAGATACTCGGTAATATTCACCTAACCCCTCCTCGTCTAAATATCAAGTATAAAAAAAGAGGACCTATTCGTCCTCTTCTTCCATCTGAATCAGATGCTGGCTGATCCCATCGGCACGCAAGAATGCCAGATCATAACTGGCCTTCGCCAATGCCAATACCCGACGTTCAAACTCATCCCAAAGCGGACGCACCTGTTTGTAATGAATGCCTAGGCCACTCTCATCAGTAAAATGCCGGTTCTTTTCACAGAGTTTTAATGCATGGTAAAGCTTACGGCCTTTACTTGCATCACCACGCAACCGCACTCGCTTGGACAATACAAATTTTTCGACATGGGCCACATCCGCCAGAGGCAGCATTGGTACCAATATTTGATCAAGTTGGGCATCCAGACGTTGCCATACTGCATTATGCTGTTCAGCTGTATAGGTATTCCACTGAATCACTTCATGGTTAAAACGGCGACAACCGCGACATACCGCATCACCAAATACGGTCGAGCAACGCCCTGCACATGGGGTTAAAGATGCAATACGACGATCTGAACTCAAAACTTACTCCAACATTGCTGATCACTTCAGCATAGGCAGGTCTGCAATAATACCGGGTCGGGCAAGACTATACACGCTCTCCCCCATGAATTGAAGTCCCTATAAATGCTATGGGTTTTACTCGCATAATCATGCAAATCACGCTAAAATGTGCGCCTTTCAAATATCATGCTACGTTGGAGTATTCCATGAACGCTACTGTAGAACAGCTTGCACCTGTAGAACAGCAAGCGACGACTGGTTGGGTTGTTGCCGCACTTTATCAATTCAAAGAAGTTCAAGACCCTGCAGGTCTTCAGCAACGTCTTCTTGATTTGGTAAAAACCATCGACCTTTGCGGTACTCTAATTGTGGCAGGCGAAGGCATCAACGGTACCGTTGCAGGTAACCGTGAAGCCATCGACAAAGTGCATCAATTCCTTCTAGACGAAGGCTTCAACGAAATGGAATACAAAGAGTCTCATAGCTCTGACAAGCCATTCCGTAAAATGAAGATCAAACTGAAAAAAGAAATTGTAACCTTAGGCGTAGAAGTAAAACCACGTGATTTAGTGGGTCACTATCTTGATCCTAAAGAATGGAATGAGCTAATTGCGCGTGATGACGTGATTCTGGTCGATACCCGTAATGACTACGAATACAAAGCCGGTACGTTTAAGGGTGCGATTGACCCGAAAACTGAAACTTTCCGCGAATTCCCAGACTATGTAAAACAAAATCTGGAACAGCACAAAGACAAGAAAATTGCCATGTTCTGTACTGGCGGGATCCGCTGTGAAAAATCAACCTCTTTACTTCTTCAAGAAGGCTTCACTGAAGTTTATCACCTGAAAGGTGGTATTTTAAAATACCTGGAAGAAACACCACCTGAAGAAAGCATGTGGGAAGGTGAATGTTTCGTATTTGATGGTCGTACTGCCGTGACTCATGGTATGGAAGAAGGTCAAAATACCAAATGTCACGCATGTGGCTGGCCACTAACACCTGAAGAAGTAGCATTACCAAGCTATGAACACGGTGTGTCTTGTGTGTACTGTATTGACAAAACAACTGAGAAGCAAAAAGAAGGCTTCCGTATGCGTCAGTCACAAATCCTGGCTGCAAAACGTAAACGTTTATAATGTGTAGAATGTAACTAGATGTATAAAAGCCCTCATTTGAGGGCTTTTTTTTACACAAACTTCACAATCGAAATAAAAATCTCAACACGCTTTTACCAAGAATCCCGTTTAAAAAGAAAAAGTCTTGATAATCTATATGCAGTAATCATTTTCAACCTAAGTGTTTAATTATTAAATATATTTTTTATATGAAAAGGAACACAAAATGGCAAAGTCCTACGCAAAATATGAAGATAATATTGTTCATTTTCAACGCAAGGAGCAGGTAAAAGTACAGCAGACTGCTGAAATCATGGACCAGCTGGAACATGAATCACATCTTTTTATTGTTGTGCTGGGAACTGTTATTGGTGCAATCCTGGCGTTATTTATTGGCTATCACATTAATACTGGCATCGTGCAATTTTTACTATTAAGCATATTGCCAGTATCAAGTGCTTATCTGTTGCGTCGAGTTTATATCTATACACTCACGCATAGCTAATATGAGTCATGTACAGTTTTTCTACTTATCTACTTTACCCATTCTGGAATACTCCGTAGGATAAAAGCAGGATTTTCAATCAACTGCTGCTTATGAATCTGACTGACTGGATTATTTCTATTATGGAACAGCTGGGCTATTGGGGTATTGCCCTGCTCATGTTCCTTGACAATGTCTTCCCTCCTATTCCCTCTGAAATCATTATGCCATCTGCAGGCTATTCCGCTTCCCAGGGTCAATTAGTGCTGGTCGGCGTGATCATTGCGGGTTGCATCGGTTCTCTGCTGGCTGCCGCCCTACTTTACTGGATTGGTTATAAATTCAGTCATGAATCGATTTTCAGATTTGTCGACCGCTATGGCAAATATCTGTTTATTAAGTCTGATGATGTAAAAAAATCATTGCAATGGTTCGAGCAGTACGGTCACCGCATTGTTTTTGCTGGGCGTATGATCCCCGCAGTGCGCTCCCTGATTAGTATTCCTGCCGGAATGAGTCATATGCCCTTCTGGAAATTCATGTTCTATAGCAGCTTAGGAACCATCATCTGGACGACTTTCCTGGCCTGTGTCGGATTTTATTTCGGTGAGAATCAGGACTTGATGCATCAGATTTTTAGCAAGGTCAGTTACATCATTATTGCAATTGTAGTGATTCTTATCGGCTGGGTTCTATACCGTAGACAGCAACGTAAAAATCGTCCATCCTGAGCATATGTCCTGTTAAGGAGGCCAGAACGATGTCGCATTATCTTAAATATTTTGCAGCCATTTATCTTGCCTTGCTGGTTTTGGTCGGCATGATTGTGTACTGGTTAAACTTAGGTGCCATTATTTTCATTCCTGCATTAATTGCAGCTGCATTCTTAAGTGCCCGGCATTTTGTGCATAAGGAACTACGTGTCCCTGACGCAAAGGAAAAAAATACCTTGGTCTGGGGCTCTACCATTATTGCCATGAGCCTGGGCTTTATTTTTATCTTTGTAATGATCTGGCTGCATCCTTATACCGAGGAAATCCTGCGCCGAATGAACTATACAGGCCGAGGCCCGAATTCATTTATTGTTGCCGCCTTGATTGCCTTGCATGCTGCCCTTTTTCATGTCGCCTATCATGGCTATACCCGCTATAGCTTAACTAAACTGCCAAAGAAACACGCTTAATTTCAATATAATTCAACTCAAGTCACGTGATCCTTCCATGCTTCACGTGACATTCATCGTATTGTTTTAATTTATCTTGCTGAATATTCAAGCAAATTATTAGAATAAACAACTTGTTGAAACAGTATTCCCCATTTTTCAACCATACAAGCAACAACAATAAGAACACTATATTCGAGATAAGAATGATGATTAAAAAATATTTGAGTTATTTCACCATAGTTTATCTGGTCGCGATTCTGATTGTCGCTGGCTTAAATATGTTGATTGACCTACCTGGTAGCAGCACTGCCATTCCTGCATTATTTGGTGCAGGTGCAGCGGCAGCAATTAAATTTGTTCAGGATCACCAGCGCCTGCCAAGTGCTACAGAAAAAAAACAGTTAATTGGGGGCTGTCTGGGCATTAGCGTGCTGATTGGCTTGATCTTATCGCTGTCAATATTGGGTATTTCAGAGCAACGGGAAATTATCCTGGGTATGCTGGAATCTTTACCTGTTGGTATCTGGGTGATCGTATTGCTGGTAGGCTTGGCAATTCAGTATGTCGTCCTTGCCTTATGTTTCGGCTGGATGAGTAAAAGCGCCCTGAAAGGTCTGCAAGCTAAAAAGCAGGCTAAGGAATAGCTGCTCCGCTCAAAACTATAGATTATAAAACGTAGAGATAAAAAGCAGATATAAAAAAAGCACCCGGAGGTGCTTTTTTCATTAGGGAGAATTAATCTGGTGTGTGATACATCAGGTACAATTCGTTCAGGTTTTCTGGA is a window of Acinetobacter sp. ASP199 DNA encoding:
- a CDS encoding GDYXXLXY domain-containing protein, giving the protein MRKFFPLILAGFSTLIFMGLILKHEHHLANSQSIFVELAPVDPRSILQGDYMALNYELHFEGDAEANRGEEDGSPDKKIAALEKRIHDQAHLLSYVQLDRQRRVIQTSLDENLLKTHPQTSARLLLKNPSNRLANLYPAANSFMFAEGLEPCYRNAKYAEIKVKDNGQVLLADLVDQNLQALNCESQNDWVQGS
- the panD gene encoding aspartate 1-decarboxylase codes for the protein MLSRLLKAKIHRCVVTQAELHYEGSCAIDGILLDLAGIREYEEIHMWNVTNGKRFTTYAIRGEEGSGIISVNGGAALQADVGDLMIIATFGDFTEAEANAHKPRLVYANPDNTVNHTANCIPVQVA
- the pth gene encoding aminoacyl-tRNA hydrolase; the protein is MSNISLIVGLGNPGSEYAQTRHNAGFWFVERLADQYGISLKKDPKFNGFSGRGNIEGQDVRLLLPTTFMNLSGKSVVPFAKFYNIAPESILIAHDELDMNPGIIRLKTGGGHGGHNGLRDIVPHIGPNFHRLRIGIGHPGSKERVSGHVLSKAPSSEQTLMDDAIVHAMNRIKMLVNGEVQQAMNQINAYKPN
- a CDS encoding ribose-phosphate pyrophosphokinase; its protein translation is MPNLVVFSGTAHPQFAQKVVSHLHIPLGAASVSTFSDGEIAVEITENVRGKDVFIVQPTCAPTNDNLMEILVMADALRRASAGRITAVIPYFGYARQDRRPRSARVPITAKVVADMLTTVGVDRVVMIDLHADQIQGFFDIPVDNIYGTPALLADLRQQSHHNLMVVSPDVGGVVRARAVAKQMGDIDLAIIDKRRQKANESQVMHLIGDVKDRDCVIVDDMVDTAGTLCKAADALKTFGARKVVAYATHPVLSGKAIENLKNSVIDELVVTDTIPLSEEALALGKIRQVSVASMVAETIRRINNEESISAMFDSYL
- the lolB gene encoding lipoprotein insertase outer membrane protein LolB, which gives rise to MLKFSQLACCLIASGTLILTGCQQIAQPKLPATASIPTAENEFQLQGKIGVRTPQQTGSAFFTWAQQQEQFDIELTGILGVGKTQISGQPGQVTLNSAKTGLIQAATPEELLQRATGWQAPITHLIDWVQARPATTSAKLQKDDTQRISQIIEDGWIVDLSYAEQARLPNRLILKQTLGNGGENRITMVIQNR
- the rplY gene encoding 50S ribosomal protein L25, which produces MANFVLNAAAREEAVQGKGASRRLRLQNKVPAIIYGGEAAPVAVTLELRELVKALESNAFFEEVVEINIDGKTESVKIQALQRHPAKNTPMHADFKRA
- the ispE gene encoding 4-(cytidine 5'-diphospho)-2-C-methyl-D-erythritol kinase is translated as MIRVPSPSKLNLFLHITGRRPNGYHELQSIFQLIDLCDWLEFEQTTDQQIQIEGLASVDLEQNLIYRATQVLKPYAKSYFGLKIRLEKNIPMGAGLGGGSSNAATTLIVVNQLWQCGLTIEQLAELGVKLGADVPIFVHGRNAWAEGIGEHLTFINLDQKQFIVLKPDCFISTQLLFSQKTLTRDTKSSKFCAYQITPSDFGNNFEPLARSLYPEVDEAMQYLDQFGTAKLTGTGACVFIEVTDNLNVSEILENAPCKSYLVNSLKESPLLQFKVS
- a CDS encoding DUF2157 domain-containing protein produces the protein MHKTKLIQNNQFSPLLFCNAEVLRYLKVLGLALITVSLLYLIAANWWMLPDPVQLVIPMLILLCSAAASVYLNQQEWVRQSLDTVSGLMLGLSLAVIGQTYQTGADSYLLFLLWSALLLPWLYRSNIGIFVMLCVVSQLTLYLYFKQSFWMGSAEGLYLLGLNVLTAFSFAYAMRYYPLLRFLFIALMSVISISSMIQFTHHFKLIYLASSIVLPAGAAFYFYKKHQALETILLIAGLAASLSLWMFEQVEEQLANSAAGLFVLAVLVFGWFAAISFALKRIFPQTRFSVIPLALGAWIAGIILAVLLLTYWKAFSILMGILFIGIAWKLLSKQPSVFLRQFAYCLWVCGQVAVLIHTELLTDSLLVVWLLQLIMLALTMITRMHWFILTLQLLITHALAIVVLALENSFKHDDIVITLTLSLNYVIFIGLFLTARYWQSSNYQKSIFLWIIAMLTGSAVIQAVTVLEHWQSIGQISFDQILLFYILPSILLLSLIWQNWQQFSEKWLWLIPALGILLILLGYFEIFIIMLLMAWAVAYQQRLIQALSILLLILWLWMLYYNLGLSFLIKSLTIFISGLMVWLMVYGLKQVSIRPSQEETV